One genomic window of Limanda limanda chromosome 16, fLimLim1.1, whole genome shotgun sequence includes the following:
- the LOC133021381 gene encoding mid1-interacting protein 1-B-like has protein sequence MMMMQQLSETNIQKNSLFTAMNRFLGAVNNMDQTVMVPSLLRDVPLDEDRELSAMKADLDEGDMYGYYQLLKSIRTDMEWGVRCATASERREESMKLSRMNSTTSTYSSISSESSSSSYEEEEEEEEDEDLEKQFQYHLTGLQGVLSKLTQQADSLTKRYKKEIGIGGCGQ, from the coding sequence atgatgatgatgcagcaGCTGTCAGAGACGAACATCCAGAAGAACTCCCTCTTCACCGCCATGAACCGCTTCCTCGGCGCCGTGAACAACATGGACCAGACCGTCATGGTCCCCAGTCTGCTGCGGGACGTCCCGCTGGACGAGGACCGGGAGCTGAGCGCCATGAAGGCGGACCTGGACGAGGGGGACATGTACGGCTACTACCAGCTGCTCAAGTCCATCCGCACGGACATGGAGTGGGGCGTCCGGTGCGCCACGGCCAGCGAGAGGCGAGAGGAGTCCATGAAGCTCAGCCGCATGAACTCCACCACGTCCACctactcctccatctcctccgaatcatcatcgtcgtcgtacgaggaggaggaagaagaggaggaggacgaggacctGGAGAAGCAGTTCCAGTACCACCTCACCGGGCTGCAGGGGGTCCTGTCCAAGCTCACACAGCAGGCCGACTCCCTCACCAAGCGCTACAAGAAGGAGATTGGCATCGGAGGATGCGGCCAGTAA